The following are from one region of the Acidobacteriota bacterium genome:
- a CDS encoding gamma-glutamyl-gamma-aminobutyrate hydrolase family protein (Members of this family of hydrolases with an active site Cys residue belong to MEROPS family C26.) yields the protein MKKCVFFGLFPFLLAVVVGALAQPQSGTADHRYLDSAPEPRTEIRLAVFNPSVFTLRALSGLMKHGLLDVPGLTVVGLYHAKEKTDYEESRTHAAENGIDWIRFHELEAEVPADVLYSRNDWTPVFEAVVRKTDGVIFFGGPDLPPAIYERKTHLLTVIQDPWRHFLEASAAFHFLGGFQDERFDPLLVLRPQFAVLGICLGLQTLNGATGGTLVQDIWMETYGVKTFEDAEALGREQWHNNPHIRLHPASGLTGYNFHALRLEKDGIFVRVMGLDPASEPWILSSHHQAADKPGKGWVVAARSRDGRVVEALEHGVFPNVLAVQFHPEHPLLWEDEPKFRLSPDDPEPISYKERIEETAGSLEFHRKIWHWFGAALKESFAALDKSRQIR from the coding sequence ATGAAGAAATGCGTGTTTTTCGGGCTCTTCCCGTTCTTGCTGGCGGTTGTTGTCGGTGCCCTGGCTCAACCGCAATCCGGGACGGCTGATCACCGGTATCTCGATTCGGCGCCGGAGCCGCGAACGGAAATTCGTCTGGCCGTGTTCAATCCTTCGGTCTTCACACTCCGGGCGCTGTCCGGGCTTATGAAGCACGGCCTCCTGGATGTTCCCGGACTCACGGTTGTCGGGCTCTACCATGCCAAGGAAAAAACGGATTATGAGGAATCGCGGACGCACGCCGCGGAAAACGGCATCGATTGGATCCGTTTCCATGAACTGGAGGCCGAAGTGCCCGCGGACGTGCTTTACAGCCGGAACGACTGGACGCCGGTTTTTGAAGCCGTCGTTCGGAAAACCGACGGCGTCATCTTTTTCGGCGGTCCGGACCTTCCGCCCGCAATCTATGAGCGCAAGACCCATCTTCTGACCGTCATTCAGGATCCCTGGAGACATTTTCTCGAAGCCTCGGCGGCCTTTCATTTCCTGGGAGGATTCCAGGACGAACGCTTCGATCCACTTCTGGTCTTGCGGCCGCAATTCGCGGTTCTGGGGATCTGCCTGGGCCTCCAGACACTTAACGGCGCCACGGGCGGGACTCTGGTCCAGGATATCTGGATGGAAACTTACGGCGTGAAGACCTTCGAGGATGCGGAAGCCTTGGGGCGGGAGCAGTGGCACAACAATCCTCATATCCGACTTCATCCCGCAAGCGGTCTGACGGGATACAACTTTCACGCGCTGCGGTTGGAAAAGGACGGAATCTTCGTCCGGGTTATGGGCTTGGATCCCGCCTCCGAGCCGTGGATCCTGAGCTCGCACCATCAGGCGGCCGACAAACCGGGCAAGGGATGGGTTGTCGCGGCCCGGTCCCGGGACGGCCGGGTGGTCGAAGCCCTCGAGCACGGCGTTTTTCCGAATGTGCTGGCCGTACAATTTCACCCGGAGCACCCGCTTCTCTGGGAGGACGAGCCGAAATTCCGGCTTTCTCCGGACGACCCGGAACCGATCAGCTACAAGGAGAGAATCGAAGAAACGGCCGGGAGCCTGGAGTTTCACCGGAAAATCTGGCATTGGTTCGGGGCGGCATTGAAGGAGTCATTTGCCGCGCTGGACAAGAGTCGACAAATAAGATAG
- a CDS encoding DUF5916 domain-containing protein, whose amino-acid sequence MNNGWMIVAFLSALMVSAAPAAAEETAQRLVIPRLPEAPKIDGTLDNPVWDHALKIENFVQLSPKENGVPSEKTVAYLGYDEKNFYFAFRCYDSQPDRIRASITTRDNIMEDDWIIVFLDTFNEKRRAFSFFLNPYGIQMDAMRMEEGGNDNMDISWDAVFFSDGRIDENGYTVEAAIPFKSLRFPPGETQIWNITLGRTVQRTGEVILWPTFSREIPGLLTQGRSFVIEGPVERGKNLEIMPVLTSLKREGDAMDVQPGVNVKYGVSSNMTLDFTLNPDFSHIETDAPQIDYNLRYALRYPEKRPFFLEGMEIFQFPEIEMVYTRRIIDPLWGVKASGKTGLFTYGLISAWDRTPTESLWDVHNGGSETHDAALFNIARIKADVGKGSYMGFSLADKQINGSWNRAAGLDGQFRYRDRIFFSFQALASKTSYDGDQTDLAPALYGELYYFTKNWSVGGFWKSLHPDFEASSGFINRVDYRSAGGFASYRIYTDKPYLNQVQLRLQAGRRFDYSGPGVQDDWLRANVQFRLTEFNQVFLQFENGMERFAGIDFQKTGFSANGQLMLIRWMPFYFFFRTGNSINYDPDDAFLGCSNTYGLSLNFKPSQRVQAGLDLTKQTFWREWGGEQLWDYNVIRQRTTYQLSKSLSLRAIVDYNHFHKKMFGSFLVSYVLRPGTLFFLGFDSNYIREMPGAPYDRQNYSVFLKFSYWLRI is encoded by the coding sequence ATGAATAATGGATGGATGATCGTGGCTTTCCTTTCGGCCCTGATGGTTTCGGCGGCCCCTGCGGCGGCCGAAGAGACCGCTCAGCGGCTGGTCATACCCCGGCTTCCCGAGGCCCCGAAAATCGACGGGACGCTGGATAATCCCGTCTGGGATCACGCGCTCAAGATCGAAAATTTCGTCCAGCTCTCCCCCAAGGAAAACGGCGTTCCCTCGGAAAAGACCGTGGCCTACCTCGGCTATGACGAGAAGAACTTTTATTTCGCCTTCCGCTGTTACGATTCCCAACCGGACAGAATCCGGGCTTCGATCACGACGCGCGACAACATCATGGAGGACGACTGGATCATCGTTTTCCTCGACACCTTCAACGAGAAGCGCCGCGCCTTTTCCTTCTTCCTCAATCCTTACGGAATCCAGATGGATGCCATGCGGATGGAAGAGGGTGGAAACGACAATATGGATATCAGTTGGGATGCCGTATTTTTCTCTGATGGAAGAATCGATGAGAACGGTTACACCGTCGAGGCCGCCATCCCCTTCAAGAGCCTCCGCTTTCCCCCGGGAGAAACCCAAATCTGGAACATCACCCTCGGCCGCACCGTGCAACGGACGGGCGAGGTGATTCTCTGGCCGACGTTTTCCCGAGAAATCCCCGGCCTTCTGACCCAGGGGAGGTCGTTTGTTATCGAAGGTCCCGTGGAAAGAGGCAAAAATCTGGAGATCATGCCCGTGCTGACCTCGCTCAAAAGAGAGGGTGACGCCATGGACGTCCAGCCCGGGGTCAATGTCAAGTACGGGGTCAGTTCCAACATGACCCTGGACTTCACGCTCAATCCGGATTTCAGCCATATCGAAACCGATGCACCGCAGATCGACTACAACCTCCGTTACGCCTTGCGATATCCTGAAAAACGCCCGTTCTTCCTCGAAGGCATGGAGATCTTCCAGTTCCCTGAAATCGAAATGGTCTACACGCGACGGATCATCGATCCTCTGTGGGGCGTCAAGGCCTCCGGCAAAACGGGTCTCTTCACCTATGGCCTGATCTCCGCCTGGGATCGCACGCCGACCGAAAGCCTCTGGGATGTCCATAACGGCGGCTCGGAGACGCATGACGCCGCCTTGTTCAATATCGCCCGCATCAAGGCCGATGTCGGGAAGGGCTCCTACATGGGATTTTCGCTGGCCGACAAGCAAATCAACGGGTCCTGGAACCGGGCCGCCGGACTCGACGGGCAGTTCCGATACAGGGACAGGATCTTCTTTTCCTTCCAGGCCCTGGCGTCGAAAACGAGCTATGACGGCGATCAGACGGACCTTGCGCCCGCTCTCTACGGCGAGCTCTATTACTTCACGAAAAACTGGAGCGTGGGCGGCTTCTGGAAATCGCTGCATCCGGATTTCGAAGCCTCATCGGGCTTTATCAACCGCGTGGACTATCGGAGCGCCGGCGGCTTCGCCTCTTACAGAATTTATACGGACAAGCCCTATTTGAACCAAGTCCAGCTGCGGCTCCAGGCGGGCCGGAGGTTCGATTATTCCGGGCCCGGCGTTCAGGACGATTGGCTCCGGGCCAATGTCCAGTTCCGGCTGACGGAATTCAACCAGGTCTTTCTTCAGTTCGAAAACGGAATGGAGCGTTTTGCCGGCATCGATTTTCAGAAGACGGGCTTTTCGGCCAACGGCCAGCTCATGCTCATCCGCTGGATGCCGTTTTACTTCTTTTTTCGGACCGGTAACAGCATCAATTACGATCCCGACGACGCTTTCCTCGGCTGCAGCAACACGTACGGGCTGTCGCTGAACTTCAAGCCGAGCCAGCGCGTTCAGGCCGGGCTCGATCTGACCAAACAGACGTTCTGGAGAGAATGGGGCGGGGAACAGCTTTGGGATTACAACGTCATCCGCCAGAGGACGACGTACCAGCTTTCGAAATCGCTTTCGCTCCGGGCCATTGTCGACTACAACCACTTCCACAAGAAAATGTTCGGCAGCTTTCTCGTGAGCTATGTCCTCCGGCCGGGCACCCTGTTCTTCCTCGGCTTTGACAGCAACTATATCCGCGAAATGCCCGGCGCGCCCTACGACCGGCAGAATTATAGTGTGTTTCTCAAGTTCTCCTACTGGCTCCGCATTTAG